One Candidatus Hydrogenedentota bacterium DNA segment encodes these proteins:
- a CDS encoding metallophosphoesterase family protein, which translates to MRYAIISDIHANLEAFEAVLERIDVLGVDQIVCLGDVVGYNANPNECANLVRERKIPTIMGNHDAVACLLEEPWGFNPVALAAALWTREQLSEENLAWLQGLPGQIRTEHFMAVHGAPGDRDMYLFGWEDISAHLPFLEESGSRLCLFGHTHTPGIFSADGVYTVDDEGKFFLTGEKAFFINPGSVGQPRDGDPRAAFGLLDTEKNEYEQGRVSYPVERAYARVIEAGLPPFLAERLTMGR; encoded by the coding sequence TTGAGGTACGCGATCATTTCAGACATCCACGCGAATCTGGAGGCGTTCGAGGCTGTCCTGGAACGGATCGATGTACTGGGCGTGGACCAGATAGTCTGCCTCGGCGACGTGGTAGGCTACAACGCCAATCCGAATGAGTGCGCCAATCTGGTGCGGGAACGGAAAATCCCCACCATTATGGGAAATCATGACGCAGTGGCATGCCTGCTGGAGGAGCCGTGGGGCTTCAATCCGGTGGCGCTGGCTGCCGCATTGTGGACCCGAGAACAGCTTTCCGAGGAGAATCTGGCTTGGTTGCAGGGCTTGCCGGGACAGATACGGACCGAGCATTTCATGGCGGTCCATGGCGCGCCCGGCGACCGGGACATGTATCTGTTCGGCTGGGAAGATATCAGCGCCCATTTGCCGTTCTTGGAGGAGAGCGGAAGCCGCTTATGTTTGTTTGGGCATACGCATACGCCCGGGATATTCTCGGCGGACGGCGTTTACACAGTGGACGACGAGGGCAAATTCTTCTTGACCGGCGAAAAGGCCTTTTTCATAAATCCGGGTTCCGTGGGACAACCGCGGGACGGCGACCCGAGAGCGGCCTTCGGTTTGTTGGATACGGAGAAGAATGAATACGAGCAGGGACGCGTAAGTTATCCGGTTGAACGCGCGTACGCGCGAGTTATCGAGGCGGGATTGCCGCCGTTTCTGGCGGAACGGCTGACTATGGGCCGCTAA
- the hisB gene encoding imidazoleglycerol-phosphate dehydratase HisB, with protein MRQANISRSTAETTITVVLKLDGEGKAEVRTGVGFLDHMLTHIARHGLFDVTVSAKGDLETDAHHTVEDIGICLGKAFHAAVGTPAGLSRFGHAVVPMDDALAEAAVDFCGRPFLAFEAAFAKPQVGEFDVELTEEFFRAFATHSKVTLHLLLRHGKNVHHCIEALFKAFARAMREAVRIDPRIAGIPSTKGTLEA; from the coding sequence ATGAGGCAGGCAAACATATCGCGCAGCACGGCGGAGACGACGATCACCGTTGTGCTGAAGCTTGACGGCGAAGGCAAGGCCGAGGTGCGCACGGGTGTCGGTTTCCTCGATCACATGTTGACGCATATCGCGCGGCACGGACTGTTTGACGTGACGGTGTCCGCCAAAGGCGACCTCGAAACGGATGCGCACCACACGGTTGAAGACATAGGCATCTGTCTGGGCAAGGCATTTCACGCCGCAGTAGGCACGCCGGCGGGATTGTCGCGCTTTGGCCACGCGGTCGTGCCGATGGATGATGCGCTGGCGGAAGCGGCGGTGGATTTCTGCGGCCGGCCGTTCCTGGCATTCGAAGCGGCCTTTGCAAAGCCGCAGGTAGGTGAATTCGACGTGGAATTGACGGAGGAATTCTTCCGGGCATTCGCGACACACAGCAAGGTGACGCTGCACCTGCTGTTGCGGCACGGGAAGAACGTGCACCATTGCATCGAAGCGCTGTTCAAGGCGTTCGCGCGCGCCATGCGCGAGGCCGTGCGCATCGACCCGCGGATAGCGGGCATTCCTTCGACGAAAGGGACCTTGGAAGCGTGA
- the hisH gene encoding imidazole glycerol phosphate synthase subunit HisH — MIAIVDYGLGNLRSAQKGLEKAGAHAVVTDNPVRIAAADAVVLPGVGAFKDCYDGLASRGLVGPVTEAANSGRPFLGICVGLQLLFESSEEGEGSRGLGIFPGRVVRFPDLRRAGLKVPHMGWNRVTRTGQDCPLLPNGDAPYAYFVHSYYAQPSDARLVLATAEHGVSFPAIVGRDNVFAVQFHPEKSQEAGIALLRAFARLAEGGT; from the coding sequence GTGATCGCGATTGTTGACTATGGCCTGGGCAACCTGCGCAGTGCGCAAAAGGGTTTGGAGAAGGCCGGCGCGCATGCCGTTGTCACGGATAATCCGGTGCGGATCGCGGCGGCGGACGCCGTCGTGCTGCCCGGCGTCGGCGCGTTCAAGGACTGCTATGATGGTCTGGCGTCGCGCGGATTGGTTGGGCCGGTAACCGAGGCCGCTAACAGCGGGCGGCCCTTTCTCGGTATCTGCGTGGGGCTGCAATTGCTGTTCGAATCCAGCGAGGAAGGCGAAGGCTCGCGCGGCTTGGGTATTTTCCCGGGCCGCGTCGTCCGTTTTCCGGACCTGCGCCGGGCCGGTCTGAAGGTACCGCACATGGGCTGGAACCGCGTGACGCGGACCGGACAGGACTGTCCGTTGCTTCCGAATGGCGATGCGCCTTACGCATACTTTGTCCACAGCTACTATGCGCAACCTTCAGACGCGCGGCTGGTGCTGGCGACCGCGGAGCATGGCGTAAGCTTCCCGGCCATCGTCGGGCGTGACAACGTGTTTGCGGTCCAGTTTCATCCGGAAAAGAGCCAGGAAGCGGGTATCGCGCTGCTGCGCGCGTTCGCGAGACTGGCAGAGGGCGGGACATGA
- a CDS encoding universal stress protein, protein MIKRILVPTDGSDAAAVGVRYAIALALRCGATVCGLHVVDVKLLEGPFLRDLSASLGTAPYVNYQGNIALLLEERGRAALDAFERMCAEAGVPCEVAQSTGIVPREIVERSGLADVVVMGKGGEHSPWLEGVLGSTTEAVVRRSRQPVLVTGTDRLGSERLLAAYDGSPHADRALKVAAELSAAWRAALHVLVVGDETCADSAAEARQYLLAHSVEAAWEHRGGDPREEIVAYAKTFKADLLIMGAYGHSKVRELVLGSTTNYTVRHAPCPVLLTR, encoded by the coding sequence ATGATCAAGCGTATCCTCGTGCCTACGGATGGCAGTGATGCCGCTGCGGTGGGCGTTCGCTATGCGATTGCCCTGGCGCTGAGGTGCGGGGCCACGGTATGCGGACTGCACGTGGTCGACGTGAAATTGCTCGAGGGGCCTTTTCTGCGCGATTTGTCGGCCTCGCTCGGGACGGCGCCTTACGTGAACTACCAGGGCAACATTGCGCTGCTGCTGGAAGAGCGGGGTCGCGCTGCCCTTGATGCATTCGAGCGGATGTGCGCGGAAGCGGGCGTGCCCTGCGAGGTGGCGCAATCCACGGGCATCGTGCCGCGTGAGATTGTGGAACGCAGCGGCCTCGCGGACGTCGTGGTGATGGGCAAGGGCGGAGAACACAGTCCCTGGCTCGAAGGCGTGCTGGGTTCGACTACCGAGGCAGTCGTGCGGCGCTCTCGCCAGCCCGTTCTCGTCACCGGTACGGACCGGCTGGGCAGCGAGAGACTTCTGGCGGCCTACGACGGCAGCCCGCACGCGGACCGCGCCCTGAAAGTGGCGGCGGAATTGTCCGCTGCATGGAGAGCGGCTTTGCACGTGTTGGTAGTGGGCGATGAAACGTGCGCGGATTCCGCCGCGGAAGCGCGCCAGTACTTGCTGGCTCACTCCGTAGAGGCGGCCTGGGAACACCGTGGCGGCGATCCGCGCGAGGAAATCGTGGCGTACGCCAAGACGTTCAAGGCTGACCTCCTGATTATGGGCGCGTACGGGCACAGCAAGGTGCGCGAACTCGTCCTTGGCAGCACGACGAACTACACCGTCCGCCATGCGCCGTGTCCCGTGCTGCTTACACGCTAG
- a CDS encoding HDOD domain-containing protein, which yields MHAEEALERVIASVGDLPAMPAVVSEVLRMTEDPASELAQVGRTVQADPALTAKILRVANSSYYGMKQYVGTLKLALVILGVREIRNIVLGISVFETLRSKSDDVRTGQEIWSHSLRVAAIAKSLGAEMGLGLQGEEFITGLLHDIGKMVLLCQLGKGYARIYDEYKNDQQALYTVEQEEFGFTNADVAMALARRWNLPQGLADALWYQYPDPDRPLRNAKDPKLAAVVRIAKRAARDDFSLAEATAIKALQDTEAWESLEGVKRVITPDMRREVLARFVQKVTEGPEIPF from the coding sequence ATGCATGCAGAAGAGGCATTGGAACGAGTAATAGCGTCAGTAGGCGACCTTCCGGCGATGCCGGCGGTGGTTTCCGAGGTCCTGCGCATGACGGAAGACCCTGCCTCGGAACTGGCGCAGGTGGGCCGGACCGTTCAGGCCGACCCGGCGCTGACGGCGAAGATCCTGCGCGTGGCCAATTCCTCGTATTACGGGATGAAACAATATGTGGGGACGCTGAAGCTGGCGCTCGTGATTCTGGGGGTGCGCGAGATTCGCAACATTGTCCTGGGCATAAGCGTATTCGAGACGCTGCGCTCCAAAAGCGACGACGTGCGCACGGGACAGGAAATCTGGTCGCATTCCCTGCGCGTAGCCGCGATTGCCAAGAGCCTGGGCGCGGAGATGGGCCTGGGCTTACAAGGAGAAGAATTCATTACCGGGTTGCTTCACGACATCGGCAAGATGGTGCTGCTTTGCCAGTTGGGCAAGGGCTACGCCCGTATCTACGATGAATACAAGAACGATCAGCAGGCCCTGTACACGGTCGAACAGGAGGAGTTCGGATTCACAAACGCCGATGTGGCCATGGCGCTGGCGCGGCGCTGGAACCTGCCGCAGGGACTTGCCGACGCGTTGTGGTATCAGTACCCGGACCCGGACCGGCCTTTGAGAAACGCCAAAGACCCCAAGCTGGCCGCAGTGGTCCGGATTGCGAAACGCGCCGCGCGCGACGACTTTAGTCTGGCCGAAGCGACGGCGATAAAGGCTCTGCAGGACACGGAGGCATGGGAGTCGCTGGAAGGAGTGAAACGGGTCATCACGCCGGACATGCGCCGCGAGGTTCTGGCTCGCTTTGTTCAGAAAGTCACGGAAGGCCCGGAGATTCCGTTCTGA
- a CDS encoding glycosyltransferase family 4 protein, giving the protein MTDPHLAGGGQVRYVSNLARELRRLGYRVTIGCKGGSVLVARAAEAGAEPYDRFAFKGGLRPRAWARDIWQVKSYIRAASPDVIHASGSQDHWVCALANRLMGRPVCLVRTRHNTYPVKDHLPNRVLNHDWTDYQIVVCDVVRRNLAAQRAFDADRMCSIHNGVDAAQFRPDPGLRSQMRAAFGYGEQDFVCGIAARLVPAKGHEFLFKAVAAIRTSAPHVRVLVLGQGDLEQPLRALADGLGIADIVQWAGFREDMAACVQAFDVGAQPSIDCDTSSFSLKEQMAAEIPVIASDYGGLTEILTDGVEGYIVPAGTVTPLADALRRLFKSDADRKRMGAAGRQRVLREFTIEVFAARTVEAYHRAISVHRERRGRPS; this is encoded by the coding sequence ATGACGGATCCGCACTTGGCGGGTGGTGGTCAGGTCCGTTACGTTTCGAATCTGGCGCGGGAACTGCGCCGGCTTGGTTATCGCGTTACTATCGGGTGCAAAGGCGGCAGCGTGCTGGTGGCGCGCGCCGCGGAAGCGGGCGCGGAGCCTTATGACCGGTTCGCGTTCAAGGGCGGGCTGAGACCCCGGGCCTGGGCGCGCGATATCTGGCAGGTGAAGTCCTATATTCGTGCCGCATCGCCTGATGTGATCCACGCAAGCGGTTCTCAGGACCACTGGGTCTGCGCCCTCGCGAACCGCCTCATGGGGAGGCCTGTCTGCCTGGTCCGGACCCGGCATAACACCTATCCGGTGAAAGACCACCTGCCCAACCGCGTGCTCAACCACGACTGGACCGACTACCAGATTGTCGTCTGCGATGTCGTGCGGCGGAACCTGGCCGCCCAGCGGGCGTTTGACGCGGACCGCATGTGCTCAATACACAACGGGGTCGATGCCGCGCAGTTCCGGCCCGACCCGGGACTCCGCAGCCAAATGCGGGCCGCATTCGGCTATGGGGAGCAGGACTTTGTGTGCGGCATAGCGGCGCGGCTGGTTCCTGCCAAAGGGCACGAGTTTCTTTTCAAGGCCGTCGCCGCGATTCGGACAAGCGCGCCGCACGTCCGCGTGCTCGTGCTGGGGCAGGGCGACCTGGAGCAGCCGCTGCGCGCGCTGGCGGACGGCCTGGGTATCGCGGATATCGTGCAGTGGGCGGGTTTCCGCGAAGATATGGCCGCGTGCGTGCAGGCCTTTGACGTGGGCGCGCAGCCGTCCATCGACTGTGACACGTCGTCGTTCAGCCTGAAGGAGCAGATGGCCGCGGAGATTCCCGTGATTGCCTCGGATTATGGCGGCCTGACGGAAATCCTCACGGACGGGGTTGAGGGCTACATCGTGCCAGCGGGCACGGTGACGCCGCTTGCGGATGCCTTGCGGCGCCTGTTCAAGTCGGATGCGGACCGGAAGCGCATGGGCGCGGCGGGCCGGCAGCGTGTCTTGCGCGAGTTCACAATCGAGGTGTTCGCGGCGCGTACGGTCGAGGCCTATCACCGGGCAATATCGGTTCACCGCGAACGCAGGGGAAGACCGTCGTGA